A single region of the Lycium barbarum isolate Lr01 chromosome 2, ASM1917538v2, whole genome shotgun sequence genome encodes:
- the LOC132626802 gene encoding F-box/kelch-repeat protein At3g06240-like: MIPNQSYKSFPTTKTSDFSKHIAKTSMAYDSESLPVLPEEIIFEILLRLPVKSLLRMKCVSKSLLSLISTPQFVKTHLNLSANNPQHHILLYITYRNKFHTCSLNAIMQDKSPFIPIDRDGFFPYSEESDCLFFILGSVNGLLCISNGIHYFIWNPSTRELKKLPLTWSDVKLDGSCGFGYNDSQDDYRIVVVARNKDGSLNEVRFYSLTSNSWQKILEFPGAKLSDYIGKLVQRRLHWIAESGRDNSKFILSIDLVNETYRNIALPNYKSHCTLECLGGNLCVYYDRRHDNRMDV; this comes from the coding sequence ATGATTCCAAACCAATCCTATAAAAGCTTTCCTACTACCAAAACCTCAGATTTCTCGAAGCACATAGCAAAAACATCAATGGCCTATGATTCAGAATCATTGCCTGTTCTCCCCGaagaaataatatttgaaatACTGTTAAGGCTACCCGTGAAATCGTTGTTGAGGATGAAGTGTGTTTCTAAATCTCTGCTTTCTCTCATCTCAACTCCTCAATTCGTCAAAACTCATCTAAATCTTTCAGCCAACAATCCACAACACCACATTCTTCTTTATATCACGTATAGGAATAAGTTTCACACTTGCTCTCTTAACGCAATTATGCAGGATAAATCTCCCTTTATCCCTATTGACCGTGATGGTTTTTTTCCTTATAGCGAAGAGTCAGATTGTCTCTTCTTTATTTTGGGTTCTGTTAATGGGTTGTTATGTATTTCTAATGGCATTCATTACTTTATATGGAATCCATCTACAAGAGAATTGAAAAAATTGCCCCTTACATGGAGTGATGTTAAATTGGATGGTTCTTGTGGTTTTGGTTATAATGACAGTCAAGATGATTACAGAATTGTAGTAGTTGCGAGAAACAAAGATGGTTCTTTGAATGAGGTTCGCTTTTATAGTCTAACAAGTAACTCTTGGCAAAAGATTTTAGAGTTCCCAGGTGCTAAATTAAGTGACTATATTGGTAAACTTGTACAGAGAAGACTTCATTGGATTGCCGAGAGTGGTAGAGACAACTCCAAGTTTATTTTATCAATAGACCTCGTAAATGAGACATATCGAAATATAGCATTGCCCAATTATAAGTCTCACTGCACACTAGAGTGTTTGGGAGGCAACCTGTGTGTATACTATGACCGACGTCATGATAACCGAATGGATGTCTAG
- the LOC132626804 gene encoding putative lipid-transfer protein DIR1: MKGSKVGVLSMVVLVLLLIVEFSAGLSICNMNDDGFTACKPSVTQPNPVEPSTSCCEALSSADLQCLCSYRNSLLLPSLGIDPELALALPAKCNHTSPPSC; the protein is encoded by the coding sequence ATGAAAGGAAGCAAAGTGGGAGTGTTGAGTATGGTGGTTCTAGTACTACTACTTATAGTGGAATTTTCAGCTGGATTGAGCATTTGCAACATGAATGATGATGGTTTCACAGCATGTAAGCCATCAGTAACACAGCCAAATCCAGTGGAGCCATCTACTTCTTGCTGTGAAGCCTTGTCCAGTGCAGACTTGCAGTGCTTGTGTTCTTATAGGAACTCACTCTTATTGCCTTCTCTTGGGATTGATCCTGAACTTGCCTTGGCTCTTCCTGCTAAATGCAATCACACTTCTCCTCCTAGCTGTTAA